From Elephas maximus indicus isolate mEleMax1 chromosome 1, mEleMax1 primary haplotype, whole genome shotgun sequence, a single genomic window includes:
- the IL20RA gene encoding interleukin-20 receptor subunit alpha, whose amino-acid sequence MKNVLQWNPPEGLTAVGVIYTVQYFIYGQKKWLDKSECRNISRTYCDLSAETSNYEHQYYARVKAMWETDCSKWAETGRFYPYLETQIGPPAVALTSDEKSISVVLMAPEKWKRNPEEGSVSMQQIYPTLQYNVSVHNTKSNRTWSQCVTSHSLVLPWLEPDTLYCILVESLVPGPPRLTPPSEELCISTLKDQTLALKVKIIFCYVLPISVTMFIFSVMGYSMYRYIHVGKEKHPQNLILIYENEFDRRFFVPAEKNVINLITLNILDDSKISHKDVSSMEKSSDVSDLNDTEPSKDQEPHQAEDEVKHLGYASHFMEIFCDLGENTNGTSVTQHESLSRTRATDETVIEYEYNVRIADFSVGPEDQELNLQEDMCIQGKLFEQEAPLANLVQQTLLYPCVPQLKDLDHPMQQPTDTEEGPEEEPLTTLVDWDPQTGRLCMPPLSDFEHESEKCEHSECGGLTEEGLLSRLHEKQAPDKRLEENESYLTQFMEDWGLYVQMED is encoded by the exons ATATGGACAAAAGAAATGGCTAGATAAATCTGAGTGCAGGAATATCAGTAGGACGTACTGTGATCTCTCAGCTGAAACCTCGAACTACGAACACCAGTATTATGCCCGCGTGAAGGCCATGTGGGAAACAGATTGTTCCAAATGGGCAGAAACTGGACGGTTCTACCCATATTTAGAAA CACAAATTGGCCCACCAGCAGTTGCTTTGACTAGTGATGAGAAGTCCATTTCAGTAGTTCTGATGGCTCCAGAGAAGTGGAAGAGAAATCCAGAAGAAGGTTCTGTTTCCATGCAACAAATATACCCCACTTTGCAGTATAACGTGTCTGTGCACAATACCAAATCAAACAGAACG TGGTCACAGTGTgtgaccagccactccttggtgcTTCCCTGGCTGGAGCCAGACACTCTGTACTGCATCCTCGTGGAGTCCCTTGTCCCCGGGCCTCCTCGCCTCACTCCGCCTTCGGAGGAGCTCTGTATCAGTACTTTGAAAG ATCAGACGTTGGCGTTGAAGGTTAAAATCATCTTCTGCTATGTTTTGCCCATATCTGTTACcatgtttattttttctgtgaTGGGCTACTCCATGTACAGATACATCCATGTTGGCAAAGAGAAACACCCACAAAATTTG ATTTTGATCTATGAAAATGAATTTGACAGAAGATTCTTTGTACCTGCTGAAAAAAATGTGATTAACCTTATCACCCTCAATATTCTGGATGATTCTAAAATTTCTCATAAGGATGTAAGTTCAATGGAAAAAAGCAGTGATGTATCTGACCTTAACGATACTGAGCCCAGCAAGGACCAGGAGCCTCATCAGGCAGAAGACGAGGTGAAACACTTAGGGTATGCTTCACATTTCATGGAAATTTTCTGTGACTTGGGGGAAAACACAAATGGTACTTCTGTCACCCAACATGAGTCACTCAGCAGAACAAGAGCCACAGATGAAACGGTCATAGAATATGAATATAATGTAAGAATTGCTGACTTTTCTGTGGGGCCTGAAGACCAAGAGCTTAACTTGCAGGAGGACATGTGCATACAAGGAAAATTATTTGAGCAAGAGGCCCCTTTGGCAAACTTGGTCCAACAGACATTATTGTATCCATGTGTTCCCCAGCTCAAAGACTTAGACCACCCAATGCAGCAGCCCACAGACACTGAGGAGGGGCCAGAGGAAGAGCCATTGACAACACTGGTGGACTGGGACCCTCAGACTGGCAGGCTGTGTATGCCTCCATTATCTGACTTTGAACATGAGTCTGAGAAATGTGAGCATTCTGAGTGTGGTGGGCTCACGGAGGAGGGCCTTTTGTCCAGGCTGCATGAGAAGCAGGCTCCAGACAAGCGACTGGAAGAAAATGAAAGCTATCTCACGCAATTTATGGAGGATTGGGGATTATACGTACAaatggaagactga